Sequence from the Flavobacterium lindanitolerans genome:
AATATGTTCCAGATAATGGAAGATAAACCGCTTCAATTACAATATCCTAAGAAAATTGCACTATCAGATGATGAAATAGCTCAGTATACCGGTACCTATACCAATGAAGAAGGCGAAACCCATATTATCACCAGTAAAGAAAAGCACTTACTTTATAATACTCCGACAGTTTCATGGAATATGAGATTTTTTCCTTATTCCGATCATGAATTTAGGGGAATCAGGCAAGCCGGTGCTGATGCCGTATTAAACTTTACCAAACTTGACAACGGAGATATAAAACTGGAAATGTTTCAGGATAAACAAATTGTAGGTACCGGAGTCAGAAAAGGGAAATAACAAGGATTGAGAAATTTTCCGGATTGTATATTCCGATTATGCAATGGCAAATTATAACAAAAGAGGCTCCCGGCCTCTTTTGTTACATATCCGAACTTTAATGGGTGTTTATTATAACCAGATTAAAAAATGAATATCAATCCGCAGAAAGTTCCATAAACATTTTACGGGCTCCCATATTTATTTCCTGCCCCAGAAGTTTGCGGGTTTTTGAATCAATGTAAAATATAACGGTGGATTGATTATCCGTTATATCGTCTGTTACCTCTACCGTCCATACATCTTTATCCTTATAGATATCTTTACGGGTATTTTTGATATGGGCTTTCATTATGCCCTTGCCTGCCTGTGGATTGTAATCGAAAATTGAGATGCTTGTTTTATAATTTTCTTTTAACGGTAGCCAACGAATCAACTGCGGATAAATATTACTGTCAAAATAAGAACCTTCTGCCATTTCATTAATTTCTGTCTTTTCATTAGTGGGTTTACGCAGATAATATCCTGTTATTGTTTTTCCAAACTGTAAAACCATATCCCTTTGCCCGTTAAAGGAAGAATGAGCTATAGGTAAAAGATTCGGGAGTTTTGCCCGGGTGGAATCAATCCAATCTGATGTTGAATTTACCATCTTTACTTTTGTGGTGATAAGAACTTCGCTTTTTGATTTCTTGATTTCGGTAAAAATCTTTGCAATCATTATCTTTTTATCTTCCCGCATAGTATACCAATCCATAGTATATTGCTCATTATTGATAAGTTTGCTGTTAATTTCATTACGTAATGGGGTCTGAAGGTCTGTTTGGGCGTTCAAGCCGGTATATTGCAACGCAAATAAGATGATAAAGACGAGGTATTGTGTAGTCATAAATAATTGGGCTTACTATTTTATTGGATTTTTATTTCTATTTCTGCCATGAAGTATCCAAAATTACAATATTTTTATTCTGATATTGAAACTATTAAAAAATTGTAATAAATCTGAATTGCGTCCCCCGGTTATCAAAAAAAAGTACTTTTATCAAACCATTGTCTAGGATTAATTTTCCTTATTATGGTCTTCATAAACAAGGTCAATTATTTTTTCAAGAGCTCCTTTAATCTGTTGACTCCCCTCCTTTTTTGTCAAATCGATTCCACAAAATGTTTCAGCATTCACCCCTTTATACAAATTCAGATAGTAGATCCCAGAAATTAGTATTGCCATGATGGCTCTGTATTGCAGGGCGTTTTCGGCAAAATAGGGGTCTGCAATCTGGTTAAAAAGCTGCTCGCCATTGCGCTCGCGTTCATCGGCAATATTTCTTAGCGAGTTACGCTTTTCAGCCACACCCCAAAGCAATATTTTCTGAAGGTTTTTATTACTGGCAACATAATCAAATTGTTGTGTGAGTAGCTGTTTCGAAAATTCTTGTCCTCCGTCGACAATTTCCGGAGCCGTATTGCCATCAACATTACTCCAGAAATCAAGCGAACTGATGTATTCGTCAATGAGTTGGTCTGTTCCACCAAAATAATTATAAATCATTTTTTTATCAACTCCGGCTGTGGCAGCAATATCATTTACTTTCAGACCTGAATAACCTTTGGTTTCCAGGATTTTGCCCACGGCTTCCAAAAACTTTTCCTTACTCCTTTCTTTATTCCGGATATTACCAGCAACTGCTTTCCTTTCCATAGCGATTATTAATGTGTCTGCAATTTAGCAAAATTCGACAACTATTTAGACACTATTTAGTGTTTTATTTTTATACCTTTGCGGAAAATAGACCCATAATGATAAATGCAATCACCAAAAAGGTAAAAACAATTACCCTAATCTTCCTCTGTTTTATAGGACAAACAGCAGATGCACAGAATAAACTTGATGCTTATTTCAACCACCTTCAAGCCAACAATAAAATGATGGGAAGTGTGGCCATATCGTTAAATGACAGTATCGTCTACAAAAAAGCAATTGGTTATTCCAATGTAGATGCGAAGACAAGCAATACAACCGATACAAAATTTCGTGTGGGTTCCATCACCAAAACCTATACGGCTGTGCTGGCATTGAAAGCGGTAGAAGAAGAACTTCTTACACTGGATACAAAACTGAGCCATTACTATCCGGAGGTAAAAAATGCGGAGAAGATAACCATTGAGTACTTACTAAAGCAACGAACAGGCATTTACAATTTTACTGAAATTGCAGGTGAAGTTGAATGGGGACAGCAATTTCATACACAACAAGAATTCATCAATTACTTTGTCAACCAAAAAAGCAATTTTGAACCTGGTTCCGAATACGAATACAGCAATACCAATTATGCCCTATTGGGATTCATACTCGAGAAAATTTATGGCAAAACCTATGCTGAAATCTTAGACGAAAAAATTGTCAGGCCGCTGCATTTGCACAATACCTATTACAGTTTTGAAACAGACGAAACTAAAAACGAAGCACTTTCCTATAATATTCAGGACAAGTATGTCAGAAATGAGAAAACCAATTTCTCCAATCATCCGGCAAGCGGCGGAATCGTATCCACTCCAACAGAGCTAAACAAGTTTCTTTTTGCCCTGTTTAACGGCAAACTTATTACGCCGGAAAGCCTTAAAATAATGCTTCCTGAGGAGAAAGGCGCTTATGGGATGGGAATCATAAAATTAAGTTTTAAAAATCCGGAAGGCTATACGCATAGCGGAAGAGTGGAAAACTACATTTCAGATTACTATTATTTCCCGGACGAAAACATAGGGATTGTTTCCTTAACCAATGCTGTTAATATTAACACCGATGAAGTCATGAATACAATGTTAATGTATCTTTATAGAAAAACTCCCGAATTAGCTAATTTTAATGCAACTGCTGAGGTTTCAGAAAAAGATTTCATGCCTATAAAAGGTACCTATTATTTAAAAGAAACCCATGCAACGGTAACCATTTCATCTGACGGTCAAAACGTAATTTTTCAGGATTCCAGAGCCGGACAGATGTATGTTCCGCTAACATATAAAGCCAAAAATGAGTTTGAATATGAAGATTTAAAACTTTCGTTTGTTCCTAAAAAGAAAGAAATGATTTTTGAGCAAGGTGGTGTAAAGGTTGTTTATAAGAAGAAATAAACCCCGGATATAAAAAAACTGTTGAAATTAAAAAGAGGCTGTTATGCCTCTTTTTGTATTTAGAAAATTAACTGACAGTAACCATGTTCAGCATTTTATTTCCCCGTTACTAATTTCGCCACAACTTCTTTCTTTTCGTTATCAAGCATAAGGCTGTTGTTTTCGATACGATAGCTTTTTACTTGTTTGAATACTTTAAAGAATTCGCCTTCAATACCAAGATTTGGACAGGCCATCATGGTTGCTCCGCCTTCAGACAATTCAATACCGTCTGCATCTTTTAGTTTATAGCTGCCTGAAAAATTGTTACAGCCTCCATTTCCGGTTAGCTTGCCGGTTCCTTTTTGAAAAACCATAAGCGGTTCTTTTTTGAAAGTAGTATCTAACTTAATCGCTTTTCCGTTTAATTCCTGCAGCTTCCATTCTTTATCGAACAAATCTATGGTTGCAGCAGCCGCCGGTTGAACTTCTTCGGTAGTAACACTTTCTTCCATTTTGTTTTCTTCTTTTTTATTACAGGCAAATGCTGCAAAGGCCAATGCAATAATTAAAATGTTTTTTTTCATACTCTTTTGGTTTTAAGTTTATTAATTGGGTTTATTATTTAGGTTGTAAATTGTCCTGTATCTTCCATTTACTCTGTAAAAGTTACGGTCAATTTTTTATAAAAATATCTATAACAGATGTTTTACTTTTTCAGAGCCTTTAAAGCATCATTATATATTTTCTGTATGCTTTTTTTCTCTTCTTTTTTGATAATACCCTCTATCGCCGGCAATAAATCTTTATTGTATTCTGTCCTTAATTTCAGAATTTCACCCAATGCAAATGCAGCACTCCAACGGACCACCGTTCCTTCATGCGCTGTGTTGATAAGCAAATGGGCAATTGGGGTTTTCAATCTTGTGTTAAACAGATGGGCAATATTGCCTATTACTTTGGCACTCTCCCATTTTATTCTTGGCACCTTGGAAGTAAGTGTATCGGTTACAAAATTTAATACATTCTCATTCGCAATTTCCGGATGCTCTTTCGTAGCATATTCCAGGGCTTCAATACAGGTTGCCATTGCAGAGTCCTTTTGGCTTTCTGCAAAAGCAATAAGCTCGTCAACAGGCAGTGATTTTTCCATAATCCACTTGCTTATTATTTCTGTTTTTTCTTTAGACTTTATCGCCTTGTCTTTTAAAAGCTCTTCTATTGTCATCGTGATTTGTATAATTATTTTACTTAAACCGAGCTCCAGATAATAACAAATTTATTAAAAACTTAGACATGTAACCGTTTTACAACTAACCTAAATAATAAAATAATTATTTTTAACAACCAAAAAACATTTTATAACTTGCATGAAGGCTAACAGTTCCAATCATGACCAAACAAGACACTCAAAAACGAAGTGAAGAAATTACCCAAAACTATTTTCAGTTTCTGGACAGGCATATAGCCGACGTGGTTACCGGAAAAGTGACCGACTTTATGGAAATTAACCAGATAGCCAGCGAATTATTTGTTTCTCACAAGCACCTGACGGATACTATCCAACAGGAAACAGGACATCATCCCTGTCATTTTTATGACCTGAAGATTATCGACCAGGCAAAAAAAATGTTGAAAGAAACAAACCTACCCGTTGCAGAGATTGCAAAAATACTGACCTACGACCCTTCTAATTTTTCCAAGTTTTTTAAAAAATTTACGGGACAGGCTCCCGGAACATTCCGGAAAACATAAGCCAATTCATGGAAACTTTGCGGCTCTGCGGCTTTGCGTGAAATTAGTTGCTCGCAAAGCCGCAGAGCCGCAAAGGGAAATTATTGAAAGTAAGCCCGTTCTTTTCATTGATCTTTAAATCTGTGCAATCATTTTAATCTGTGGCTAAAAATCATGACCGGAGCGAGTACTCAAAATTACTTTTCTATAAACTTCCGAAAAGTTCACCATAATTAAAAAACGGACTCTTCTCACCTTTGTCTTATCAATTTGTAACTCATTAAACAACAAATACAATGGCAAGAAACGATTTAAAAGGAAAAGTGGTTTTGATTGCAGGTGGTGCAAAAAACCTGGGAGGTTTATTAAGCCGAGATTTTGCGGCTAAAGGTGCGAAAGTGGCAATTCATTACAACAGCAGCAGTACAAAAGCTGATGCGGAAAAAACATTAGCTGAAATCCAAAATGCCGGAGGAACGGCTTTTCTGTTTCAGGCAGACCTGACAAAAGTAGATAACATTAAAAAACTCTTTGAAGAAACGAAAGCAAAATTTGGAGGTATAGACATTGCTATCAATACCGTGGGAATGGTTCTGAAAAAGCCTTTTTTGGATACAACAGAAGCAGAATACGACACCATGTTCGACATCAATTCTAAAGTAGCTTATTTCTTTATACAGGAGGCCGGAAAAAAGGTAAACGACAACGGTAAAATCTGTACGATAGTAACTTCGCTTTTAGCAGCCTACACCGGATTGTATTCCACCTATGCCGGAGCAAAAGCACCGGTTGAACATTTTACCCGAATGGCTTCCAAAGAATTTGGTTCAAGAGGAATTTCGGTAACCGGAGTAGCTCCCGGCCCAATGGATACACCTTTTTTCTACGGACAGGAGAGCAAGGATGCAGTGGCCTACCATAAATCGGCTTCTGCTTTGGGTGGCCTGACCAATATTAAAGACATAGCTCCTTTGGTTGAGTTTCTGGTAACTGACGGATGGTGGATTACCGGACAGACCATCTTCGCAAATGGCGGATATACGACCCGATAATTTTTTATCAAAACGGCTGATATTTTCAGCAAATTCAATTTATCACTCTGGCATACCTCATCTCAAAAAAATTTTGGTATAGCCGGAGTTTT
This genomic interval carries:
- a CDS encoding TetR/AcrR family transcriptional regulator, with amino-acid sequence MERKAVAGNIRNKERSKEKFLEAVGKILETKGYSGLKVNDIAATAGVDKKMIYNYFGGTDQLIDEYISSLDFWSNVDGNTAPEIVDGGQEFSKQLLTQQFDYVASNKNLQKILLWGVAEKRNSLRNIADERERNGEQLFNQIADPYFAENALQYRAIMAILISGIYYLNLYKGVNAETFCGIDLTKKEGSQQIKGALEKIIDLVYEDHNKEN
- a CDS encoding serine hydrolase domain-containing protein, whose translation is MINAITKKVKTITLIFLCFIGQTADAQNKLDAYFNHLQANNKMMGSVAISLNDSIVYKKAIGYSNVDAKTSNTTDTKFRVGSITKTYTAVLALKAVEEELLTLDTKLSHYYPEVKNAEKITIEYLLKQRTGIYNFTEIAGEVEWGQQFHTQQEFINYFVNQKSNFEPGSEYEYSNTNYALLGFILEKIYGKTYAEILDEKIVRPLHLHNTYYSFETDETKNEALSYNIQDKYVRNEKTNFSNHPASGGIVSTPTELNKFLFALFNGKLITPESLKIMLPEEKGAYGMGIIKLSFKNPEGYTHSGRVENYISDYYYFPDENIGIVSLTNAVNINTDEVMNTMLMYLYRKTPELANFNATAEVSEKDFMPIKGTYYLKETHATVTISSDGQNVIFQDSRAGQMYVPLTYKAKNEFEYEDLKLSFVPKKKEMIFEQGGVKVVYKKK
- a CDS encoding META domain-containing protein, with amino-acid sequence MKKNILIIALAFAAFACNKKEENKMEESVTTEEVQPAAAATIDLFDKEWKLQELNGKAIKLDTTFKKEPLMVFQKGTGKLTGNGGCNNFSGSYKLKDADGIELSEGGATMMACPNLGIEGEFFKVFKQVKSYRIENNSLMLDNEKKEVVAKLVTGK
- a CDS encoding helix-turn-helix domain-containing protein: MTKQDTQKRSEEITQNYFQFLDRHIADVVTGKVTDFMEINQIASELFVSHKHLTDTIQQETGHHPCHFYDLKIIDQAKKMLKETNLPVAEIAKILTYDPSNFSKFFKKFTGQAPGTFRKT
- a CDS encoding SDR family oxidoreductase, which translates into the protein MARNDLKGKVVLIAGGAKNLGGLLSRDFAAKGAKVAIHYNSSSTKADAEKTLAEIQNAGGTAFLFQADLTKVDNIKKLFEETKAKFGGIDIAINTVGMVLKKPFLDTTEAEYDTMFDINSKVAYFFIQEAGKKVNDNGKICTIVTSLLAAYTGLYSTYAGAKAPVEHFTRMASKEFGSRGISVTGVAPGPMDTPFFYGQESKDAVAYHKSASALGGLTNIKDIAPLVEFLVTDGWWITGQTIFANGGYTTR